The DNA region TTCCAATGCCGGGGCGCGTCGTGCAAGCGCAGCTCGACTCACTTCCGCCGGAGATCGCCGCCTTTCGAATCGGCGCGCTGATCTCCAGCGAAAACATTCGGATCGTCAGCGATTTCCTGGCGTCGCGCGATCGCACGCCTATCGTCGTCGACCCGGTGCTCGGCGCTTCGACCGGCGAAGTGCTCTGGACCAACGCCTCCTACCTTGATGACTTGCGCGGGCGGTTGCTGCGCTTGCCGGTCGTCGTCACGCCGAATCTGGACGAAGTTGCGCTCCTGTTGCATCTGAAACCGGTGCACGATCTGGAGACCATGCTGCAGGCGGCGCGCGATCTCGTCGAAAACGGCGCGTGGGCCGCTTTGGTCAAGGGCGGTCATCTTGCCGGAGATCCCGCCGATGTCTTAGCAACGGCGTCGGAGACGAAAGTCTTCGAAGGCACGCGCTTGGCGGGAAATATGCGCGGCACCGGGTGCGTTCTGGCCATGTCGCTGGCCTGCGAACTTGCACTCGGCCGGGAGTTGGCGGACGCGATCGAAAACGCGCGCGCGTACGTGCGCAAAAAAATTGCAGCAGGGACGCGCTTCGGTTCACTGCAAACCGCCTTCTGATGACGACCGCTACCACCAAGCGTCCCCGTGTTATGTCCGGCATGCGCCCGACGGGAAATTTGCATCTCGGACACTACGTCGGCGTGCTGACGCAGTGGGTGAAGTATTGCGACACAGCCGATGCCTTCTTTGAAATCGCGGATTTGCACGCGCTGACGACCGGATTCGAAGATCCGCAGGCGATTCGTGATGCGCGCAACGAGATGGTGGTGGACTGGCTGGCCGCCGGCGTCGATCCAAAAAAATCCACGCTCTATTTGCAGTCCGGCATTCCCGAGATATCCGAGCTCGAGACGCTGCTCGGCATGATCACGCCGATTTCGTGGCTCGAACGGGTGCCGACGTACAAAGGACAGATCGCGGAGATCGGGCCGGAGATCGCGACCTACGGGTTTTTGGGCTATCCGCTGCTGCAACTCTGCGACATTGCGATCTTCCACGGCGAGCTCGTGCCCGTCGGCAAAGACCAAGTTGCGCACCTTGAGTTCGCGCGCGAGGTCGTGCGCCGCTTCAACTATCTCTACGGCGGCGGCGAGGAGATTCTGGTCGAGCCCAAAGCCATGCTGTCGAACTTCCCCGACGTTCCGGGCACGGACGGGCGCAAAATGAGCAAGTCCTATAACAACGTGATTTTGCTCAGTGACGACGACGCGGCCACGACCGAAAAAGTTCGCGGCATGCTGACCGATCCGCAAAAAATTCGCCGCAACGATCCCGGCCGCCCGGAGATTTGTCCGGTGTTTTCGCTATGGAAGTTCGTCAAGCCGCAGCACACGGCGATCGTCGAACGCGACTGCCGCTCCGGTGCATTGGGCTGCGTTCAGGACAAAGGCGACCTCGCCGAAGCGCTCAACGAATTCCTGAAGCCATTACGCGAACGGCGCAAGCTGTTTGCTGCCGATAAAGCGTACGTTGAGGGCATCATTGCCGAAGGCACGGCGCGCGCCCGGGGACTCGCCGCGAAAACGCTGGCGGATGTGAAGCGCGCAATGAAGCTCACTTAGCCTGAGCTGCAATAGTATATTTCGGATCTTTAGCGGAAGCGCAGCCGGCGCGATAGACTGCAAACCGTTCCGCTAAACCGCCCGCGAGCAGTAGAGCTCCGGCAACGCGACCGAGCGTATCGGACTTCTTCGCAAAACTTGCGCACACCATTCCACCGATGTTAAGTATGCGAGCGGTGCGGGCAAGCGCGCCGGCTTCGCCTTTTTTGTACGGCTCGACTTGCACGGGCCCAAGCTCCTGATACACGGCTTGTAACGCAGCGACCGTTGCCGTCCCGCCTAGCATGGCAAGACGCCGCGCCGACCCGCTCTTGCGCGCCGGTCCGAAAAGCATTCCCCATGCGCCCGCGCTCGAAGCCGAAGTGGCTGCGAAGAGCGCGGGCAATGTCGTACGCGGCAAATGCCACGCGGGCATGACCGTGTTGCCGACAAGCACCGAGGTGTAGACCGACATCATTGGGCCAATCAGTCCGGCGATCGTTGCGAAAAATCGGCCGGCGGGTTTCGCGACGCCGGTGAGCTCCGACCCGGCGGCGAAGAACACCGAACCCGTAAACGCGGAAAAAATGTAAACGCCGACGCTCATCGGCGACGTCGGGTTGAAGTGCTTCACCATATTAAGGAAGCGTTCGGGTCTTCTGAGATCCGCGATCAGGCAATAGGTGCTGAGAGCCGTACCGGCAGCTGCTCCGAGGATCATCGTGCGCGCCAAACGTTCGTTTCCCGCAATTCGCTCGGCCACGCCGAGCGTGGCCGCCGTTCCCGCCATGCCACCCGCGAAAAAATACAGGGGAATCAAGTCGGTCCAAGCCGGCGGTTTGACGACAGGCCGTCCGTAGTACCCGTTCTCGCTCATTTGCGTATGCTCGCGCAAAGTGCGACGGCGCCAAACAGAAGTGCGGCAGCGATTCCGGCAGTTCGCCAGCGCTCGGGCAAGTCGCGCGTCGGCACGATCGGATCCGGCGGCAGTCCGTAGACCTCGGGTTTATCGAGCAGTAAGAAGATCGAACCGCCGCCTCCGATTCCATCGTTCGGATCATTGAGGTAGAGCTGCGCGCCGTCGAATCGCTGTTGGACGTTCTCCAAGCGCTTTTCGGCGCGTTCACGTAATTCGTCGACTGCGCCGAACTGGATCGATTCGGTAGGACACGCTTTCGCGCACGCCGGTTGTTCGCCGGTTTTGAGACGGTCGTAGCACAGCGTGCATTTGGCCATCGTGTTGGTTTCGTGCTTTTCGCCGATCACACCGAACGGACAGGCCACCACGCAGTAGCCGCATCCGTTGCAAATGTCCGGTTGAATGAAAACCGTGCCGAACTCGGTGCGAATGATCGCGCCCGTAGGGCAGACGTCCAAGCAACCCGCCTGCGTGCAATGCTTGCAGACGTCGGACTCCATCAGCCAGCGCCCCGTATCCGCTCGTTTATCGAACTGCTCGATGAACGCTACGTGCCGCCAGGTTTCGCCGTTCAGTTCTTTGGTGTTGTCGTACGACTCGCCGGTGAATTCGTAACCGTCTGCGGGCAAGCGGTTCCACTCTTTGCACGCAACCTCGCAGGCTTTGCAGCCGATGCAGAGCGTCGTGTCGGTAAAGAATCCCATGCGATCTTGTTCCGAAGTCAGATCGATGAAGTCGCTCACGAGCGACCTCCGCGCGGCCGGCGCCCGGGCATGATGTTGCAGGTCAAACCCTTGGTTTCATTGATGTGCACGTTCGGTTCGAGCGTGAGCTGCAGCAAATCGTTGGTGGAATCGCCGGTCACGATGCCGCGCGATCCCCAATGATACGGTAAGCCAACCGAATGGAGTTCTTTGCCCTGCACGCGCATCGGCTTGATGCGGTCGGTCACCATGACGCGCGCTTCGATTACGGCGCGCGCGGTAGAGATCGTCGCCCAATCGCCGTGCGCGAGACCGCGCAGTTGCGCGAGCGCCGGACTGACCTCACAGAACAACTCAGGCTGCAACTCGCTCAAATGGGCAACGGTTCGAGTCATGCCGCCGGCAGTGTGATGTTCGGTGAGCCGATACGTGTAGAGAACAAACGGAAAGGCGCCGCCGTGCCGTTCGCTGGGCGACGGATTCGATTCATTAAACGCGTGCGGAAGTTCTTCACGGCACGGGTTTTGCTGCTGCGAATACAAGAGATTTTGCACGGGTGATTCGTGGGGCTCGTAATGCGCGGGCAGCGGACCGTCGAGCAAACCGTT from Candidatus Rubrimentiphilum sp. includes:
- a CDS encoding bifunctional hydroxymethylpyrimidine kinase/phosphomethylpyrimidine kinase, which encodes MGVRAVSAIVASIGATHPWNIAGVGLDARVAAEYGLQHVVAVAGVTAQDALQVRAVLPMPGRVVQAQLDSLPPEIAAFRIGALISSENIRIVSDFLASRDRTPIVVDPVLGASTGEVLWTNASYLDDLRGRLLRLPVVVTPNLDEVALLLHLKPVHDLETMLQAARDLVENGAWAALVKGGHLAGDPADVLATASETKVFEGTRLAGNMRGTGCVLAMSLACELALGRELADAIENARAYVRKKIAAGTRFGSLQTAF
- the trpS gene encoding tryptophan--tRNA ligase, giving the protein MTTATTKRPRVMSGMRPTGNLHLGHYVGVLTQWVKYCDTADAFFEIADLHALTTGFEDPQAIRDARNEMVVDWLAAGVDPKKSTLYLQSGIPEISELETLLGMITPISWLERVPTYKGQIAEIGPEIATYGFLGYPLLQLCDIAIFHGELVPVGKDQVAHLEFAREVVRRFNYLYGGGEEILVEPKAMLSNFPDVPGTDGRKMSKSYNNVILLSDDDAATTEKVRGMLTDPQKIRRNDPGRPEICPVFSLWKFVKPQHTAIVERDCRSGALGCVQDKGDLAEALNEFLKPLRERRKLFAADKAYVEGIIAEGTARARGLAAKTLADVKRAMKLT
- the nrfD gene encoding NrfD/PsrC family molybdoenzyme membrane anchor subunit; amino-acid sequence: MSENGYYGRPVVKPPAWTDLIPLYFFAGGMAGTAATLGVAERIAGNERLARTMILGAAAGTALSTYCLIADLRRPERFLNMVKHFNPTSPMSVGVYIFSAFTGSVFFAAGSELTGVAKPAGRFFATIAGLIGPMMSVYTSVLVGNTVMPAWHLPRTTLPALFAATSASSAGAWGMLFGPARKSGSARRLAMLGGTATVAALQAVYQELGPVQVEPYKKGEAGALARTARILNIGGMVCASFAKKSDTLGRVAGALLLAGGLAERFAVYRAGCASAKDPKYTIAAQAK
- a CDS encoding 4Fe-4S dicluster domain-containing protein, coding for MSDFIDLTSEQDRMGFFTDTTLCIGCKACEVACKEWNRLPADGYEFTGESYDNTKELNGETWRHVAFIEQFDKRADTGRWLMESDVCKHCTQAGCLDVCPTGAIIRTEFGTVFIQPDICNGCGYCVVACPFGVIGEKHETNTMAKCTLCYDRLKTGEQPACAKACPTESIQFGAVDELRERAEKRLENVQQRFDGAQLYLNDPNDGIGGGGSIFLLLDKPEVYGLPPDPIVPTRDLPERWRTAGIAAALLFGAVALCASIRK